In Salvelinus namaycush isolate Seneca chromosome 17, SaNama_1.0, whole genome shotgun sequence, one genomic interval encodes:
- the c1galt1c1 gene encoding C1GALT1-specific chaperone 1: MLSEGSSFMKGMALGGIFCLLLSLLGSFTPGMQSSPEDQHHHHHHIKAPTNDELQSLSEPQMLELSQKVRVYCVIMVQPKVLVYWATAKDTWGKHCDQAVFYSSESAKALEAVDLNEQDEWAKLHKALKHAYDNSGDLRWFFVARPTTFAIIENLKYLVLAKDPNEPFYIGHTMKSGELEYVEYESGIVLSYEALRRLVNVFKDGEKCPERGRSLWKLSEEKQLAMCLKYTGVFAENGEDTQGKGLFNSKSVGSLIEDGMSKNSLDVVEGCCSDLAITFSGMSPNQMQVMMFGVYRLRPYGHNFHDSLIFLPPEGSDND, from the coding sequence ATGTTGTCAGAAGGCAGCTCCTTCATGAAGGGGATGGCCCTGGGAGGCATATTCTGCCTGTTGTTGTCCCTGTTAGGGAGCTTCACACCAGGCATGCAGTCTAGCCCAGAggaccagcaccaccaccaccaccacatcaagGCTCCCACCAACGACGAGCTACAGAGCCTGTCCGAGCCCCAGATGTTGGAGCTGAGCCAGAAGGTGCGAGTCTATTGCGTCATCATGGTTCAGCCTAAGGTCCTAGTGTATTGGGCCACAGCCAAGGACACCTGGGGTAAACACTGCGACCAGGCCGTATTCTACAGCTCCGAGTCAGCCAAAGCTCTGGAAGCGGTGGACCTTAACGAACAGGACGAGTGGGCCAAGCTGCACAAGGCCCTGAAGCACGCGTATGACAATTCCGGTGACCTGCGCTGGTTCTTTGTGGCGCGGCCTACCACCTTTGCCATTATTGAGAACCTCAAGTACCTCGTTCTGGCCAAAGACCCCAACGAGCCCTTTTACATCGGTCACACCATGAAATCGGGCGAGCTGGAGTACGTGGAGTACGAGAGCGGCATCGTGCTGAGCTACGAGGCCCTCAGAAGGCTGGTGAACGTGTTCAAAGACGGGGAGAAGTGTCCAGAGCGAGGCAGATCCCTGTGGAAGCTAAGCGAGGAGAAACAGCTGGCCATGTGTCTGAAGTACACTGGGGTCTTTGCAGAGAATGGTGAGGACACACAGGGCAAGGGGCTGTTCAACAGTAAGAGTGTGGGTTCACTCATCGAAGACGGCATGTCCAAAAACTCTTTGGATGTGGTGGAGGGCTGTTGCTCTGACTTAGCCATCACCTTTAGCGGAATGTCACCAAACCAGATGCAGGTCATGATGTTTGGGGTTTACAGACTACGCCCGTATGGGCACAACTTCCATGATTCCTTGATATTCCTGCCCCCCGAGGGTTCTGACAATGACTAA
- the urp1 gene encoding urotensin-related peptide 1, giving the protein MLSLALFYILAVICSARRTHALPLYPDASLEPQEELIQKLVAEVEDGENAELTDQREVKNLYPLLMQRNAKDSVQQDTFVNMVDDLKAVVLKLAAADKLRSQGFLRSEQNLPKTNKRACFWKYCVTN; this is encoded by the exons ATGCTGTCCTTAGCACTGTTCTACATTTTAGCTGTTATTTGCTCTGCCAGACGGACGCATGCTCTACCACTGTATCCAGACGCAAGCTTGGAACCTCAAGAAG AGCTGATCCAGAAGTTGGTGGCGGaggtggaggatggagagaacGCTGAGctgactgaccagagagaggtgAAGAATCTCTACCCTCTCCTGATGCAGCGCAATG CTAAAGATTCTGTGCAGCAGGATACATTTGTCAACATG GTTGACGATCTGAAGGCGGTGGTCTTGAAGCTCGCTGCAGCCGACAAGCTTCGCTCTCAGGGCTTCCTTCGGTCTGAGCAGAATTTGCCGAAAACCAACAAGAGAG CATGCTTCTGGAAATACTGTGTGACAAACTAG
- the clic2 gene encoding chloride intracellular channel protein 2, translating into MALRQNSDKDPTIELFIKAGHDGENVGNCPFCQRLFMVLWLKGVKFTVTTVDMRKKPAELKDLAPGTNPPFLLYNGTLKTDFIKIEEFLEQTLAPPRYPHLSPRNKESFDVGADIFAKFSAFIKNNPANTTFQEKALLREFKRLDHYLNSPVPEEIDHNSRENIALSKRKFLDGNHLTLADCNLLPKLHVIKIAAKKYCDFDIPVQFTGVWRYLNNAYEREEFSQTCPANIEIEKAYLDVTNKRL; encoded by the exons ATGGCACTGCGACAGAACTCCGACAAAGACCCGACTATTGAACTCTTCATAAAG GCTGGCCACGATGGAGAGAACGTGGGCAACTGCCCATTCTGCCAGAGGCTCTTCATGGTCCTGTGGCTGAAAGGAGTCAAGTTCACCGTGACCACCGTCGACATGAGGAA GAAGCCAGCAGAGCTGAAGGATTTGGCACCAGGGACCAACCCTCCATTCCTACTGTACAATGGCACCCTCAAGACAGACTTTATCAAGATCGAGGAGTTTCTGGAGCAAACACTGGCCCCTCCCAG GTATCCACACCTTAGCCCACGCAACAAAGAGTCCTTTGACGTGGGTGCGGACATTTTCGCCAAGTTCTCCGCTTTCATCAAGAACAACCCAGCCAACACTACTT TCCAAGAGAAGGCGCTGCTGCGGGAGTTCAAGCGGCTGGATCACTACCTGAACTCCCCCGTCCCTGAAGAGATTGACCACAACTCCAGAGAAAACATCGCCCTCTCCAAGAGAAAGTTCCTGGATGGCAACCATCTCACCCTGGCAGATTGCAACCTGCTGCCCAAGCTGCATGTCATCAAG ATTGCTGCCAAGAAGTACTGTGACTTTGACATCCCGGTCCAGTTCACCGGAGTATGGAGGTACCTGAACAATGCCTACGAGAGGGAGGAGTTCAGTCAGACCTGCCCTGCCAACATCGAGATCGAGAAGGCTTACCTGGACGTGACCAATAAGAGGCTGTAA